The Candidatus Cloacimonadota bacterium genome contains the following window.
AAGAAGTTTTTGCCAGCTATCGTGACCTCAAGCCTGATCTCATCGTGATTTCCATGGGCACAAACGACGCCCAGGGAACCTTCAGCGCCCAACGTTTTCGCACCGCGCTGAACAAATATATGGAAAAAATGTATAAATACAGTGGCGACACTCTCATCCTTTTCACCCTGCCGCCGGATTCATATAAAAACGGCGTCCCAAACCCTGATGTGGCAAAGGTTGCAGACGAAATCAAAGCCTACGCAGCGGAGCATGGCCATGCCTGGTGGGATTTGCAGCAGGTGATGGGTGGACCCGGCTCGTTTTCCACTTGGAAAAACAAGGGCATCGGGGGCAAAGATATGGTACATTTCAATGCCCAGGGCTACCGCCTCCAGGGGCAGCTTCTCTATGAAGCTCTGCTGAGGGCATACAAAAGTTACGCGGAGCGCGGAGAATGATCCTGCAAAAACTGCTTTCCAGCCTTGTTTATGATCCTGCCAACCCTTTGATTTTCAACAGCGGATTCTTCCTGGTTTTCTTCATAGTTTTAATGTTTTTCTATCCCTTCTTGGTGAAAAAGATAAAGCTGCGAACCTGGTATCTGATGCTGGCTTCGCTGTATTTCTACTATAAAACCAGCGGTGTTTTCCTGGTGCTGTTGGTCATCACGGCAGGGATTAACTATCTCATCGGCATTTGGATTCACAGAACCCAAAAACCTTCCAACCGCAAGGCATTGATGTGGCTCAGCGTGTTTTGGAATCTGGGTTCGCTGGGCTATTTCAAATACACAAACTTCCTCATCGATACCGTGAACCACCTCATCGGCGGAAACCTGCCCATGCTGGATATTTTCCTGCCGGTGGGCATCTCGTTTTTCACTTTTCAAACGATGAGTTACACCCTGGATATCTATTTTAAAAAGCTCGAGCCAATCAATGACTTTGCCGATTTCCTCTTCTTCGTTTCATTTTTCCCCCAGCTCGTGGCAGGCCCTATTCTACGCGCTTCCTGGTTCATTCCGCAGATAAACAAAGAACTGAGCCTGGATCGGGAAAGGATGGCAAAAGCGCTCACCATCATCTTTGCCGGGCTAATCAAAAAAGGCATAATCGCGGATTATATCAGCATCAACTTTGTGGATCGTATCTTCGATAATCCCGCGCTTTATTCCGGAGTGGAAAATCTGCTGGCTCTGTATGGTTATTCATTGCAGGTCTATTGTGATTTCAGCGGCTATTCCGACATCGCCATCGGCTTGGCAACCATGATGGGTTTTGATCTCCAGCCAAACTTCAATTCTCCCTACAAAGCCACCTCGCTGGGTGATTTCTGGCGCCGTTGGCATATTTCACTGAGCACCTGGCTGCGGGATTACCTCTATTTTCCTCTCGGTGGCAGCCGCAAAGGGAAATTTCGCACCTATGTGAACCTGATGATAACCATGCTGTTAGGTGGTCTGTGGCATGGCGCATCCTGGAATTTTGTAATCTGGGGTGGGTTGAACGGCTTGGGCTTGAGCCTGGAAAGGTTTTTCCGCAATCTCTTTGGCATAAAAAAACCGCCCAAAGGCGTTGACGCTCCAAAACCATCGTTCTGGTCTCAGGCTCTCGGTGTGATTTTCACCTTCAATTTCATCACCTTCACCCGCGTCTTTTTCCGCAGCCGCAGCTTTGAAGGCGCCATCACCATGCTGCGCACCATCTTCACAGATTTCCGGGGAAACCTGGCCCTGCAATGGCTCCAGCAATATCAGGTGGTGGCAGCGTTAATCGTGATTGGTTTTCTGCTACATTGGCTGCCCGCCAAGGTACGAAGTGGATTTGAAGGCTTCCTGCGCCGCAGTCCGATACC
Protein-coding sequences here:
- a CDS encoding MBOAT family protein, whose amino-acid sequence is MILQKLLSSLVYDPANPLIFNSGFFLVFFIVLMFFYPFLVKKIKLRTWYLMLASLYFYYKTSGVFLVLLVITAGINYLIGIWIHRTQKPSNRKALMWLSVFWNLGSLGYFKYTNFLIDTVNHLIGGNLPMLDIFLPVGISFFTFQTMSYTLDIYFKKLEPINDFADFLFFVSFFPQLVAGPILRASWFIPQINKELSLDRERMAKALTIIFAGLIKKGIIADYISINFVDRIFDNPALYSGVENLLALYGYSLQVYCDFSGYSDIAIGLATMMGFDLQPNFNSPYKATSLGDFWRRWHISLSTWLRDYLYFPLGGSRKGKFRTYVNLMITMLLGGLWHGASWNFVIWGGLNGLGLSLERFFRNLFGIKKPPKGVDAPKPSFWSQALGVIFTFNFITFTRVFFRSRSFEGAITMLRTIFTDFRGNLALQWLQQYQVVAALIVIGFLLHWLPAKVRSGFEGFLRRSPIPVQAAMLAVLIWVLYQFRSADLQPFIYFQF